The Campylobacter sp. CN_NE2 genome contains a region encoding:
- the polA gene encoding DNA polymerase I — protein MPNENKKTITIIDTFGFFFRLYYAMSGLKSKDGKPSGMVSGFANFIANLKNEFASDYIIFALDSKGKTFRSEIDPNYKTNRQTPPEALLEQLPVCIEMIEKMGLYSFSKEGYEADDVIASAVKKHKNDFLINIVTHDKDLYQLIDENVRIYSPAKKALYDRDGCFEKYGVFPEQIRDFLAICGDSADNIPGVKGIGDKGAKKLLDEFGSLEKIYENIDKLPQNRQKEYLIADKDNAFLSKKLATLYDELEIPPLEMAKFPTSNPLLNIKEILKDYSLNRLLDTLDLQNEKKDLAFQAVLVTDEDELLRLVEGIDEQTIVSFDTETTGVDSKNAKIVGFSFCFNEQMAYYVPLSHNYLGVPKQISLNVAKSAVERIYGGFVVGQNLKYDFRIIQNNLGLTPPKNYADTMIMAWLINPSESVGMDALALRYFNYKTIKFEDVVKKGENFASVDVKNATNYASEDAWITLKFYFKFQNLLDENLLNLAKNLEFPFVKVLFEMENEGIMANKFRLKAMIESNAEKLRSLTAEIYELCGENFNINSTKQLGEVLFEKLKLPSKKKTKTGYSTDESVLSELLDLHQVIAKLLDYREIYKLQSTYCEPLLNLAMQDENNRIYSNFLQTGTSTGRLASKNPNLQNIPARGAMAKDMRNCFVAKSGYSLISLDYSQIELRLLAHFSKDPALIKAFENDEDIHARTAISIFGESDNGKRAIAKSINFGLIYGMGANKLSAELKIPRNDAKNYIERYFAAFSTIKNFLENIKNNAKNDGFTTTLFGRKRYFDFAGATPMLLATYEREAVNTKFQGSAADIIKKAMLEISPFLGESASMILQIHDELIFEVKDEFVNTFSQKVQTIMENVVKLNVPLKTSLSVAKSWGELK, from the coding sequence ATGCCAAACGAAAATAAAAAAACTATCACTATTATCGATACTTTCGGCTTTTTTTTCAGGTTGTATTATGCGATGAGTGGCTTAAAAAGCAAGGATGGCAAACCTAGTGGTATGGTTAGTGGATTTGCAAATTTTATCGCAAATTTAAAAAATGAATTTGCAAGCGATTATATAATTTTTGCACTCGATAGCAAGGGAAAAACTTTTAGAAGCGAGATTGATCCAAATTATAAAACAAATCGCCAAACCCCACCCGAAGCACTTTTAGAGCAACTTCCTGTTTGCATAGAGATGATAGAAAAAATGGGGCTTTACTCATTTTCAAAAGAGGGCTACGAAGCCGATGATGTCATCGCAAGTGCCGTAAAAAAGCACAAAAACGACTTTTTAATCAACATCGTAACGCACGATAAAGATTTGTATCAGCTAATAGATGAAAATGTTCGCATTTACAGCCCTGCAAAAAAGGCACTTTACGACCGCGATGGCTGTTTTGAGAAATACGGCGTTTTCCCTGAGCAAATTCGCGATTTCCTAGCTATTTGTGGCGATAGTGCCGATAATATCCCCGGCGTCAAAGGTATCGGCGATAAGGGCGCAAAAAAATTGCTTGATGAATTTGGAAGTTTGGAAAAAATTTATGAAAATATCGATAAACTCCCACAAAATAGGCAAAAAGAGTATCTCATTGCTGACAAAGATAACGCATTTTTGAGTAAAAAATTAGCTACGCTTTATGATGAGCTTGAAATTCCGCCTTTGGAAATGGCGAAATTCCCGACTTCAAATCCGCTTTTAAATATTAAGGAAATTTTGAAAGATTACTCGCTAAATCGACTTTTAGACACGCTTGATTTACAAAATGAAAAAAAAGATTTAGCTTTTCAAGCCGTTTTGGTTACGGACGAAGATGAACTTTTGCGTTTGGTTGAGGGCATTGACGAGCAGACTATCGTTAGTTTTGATACCGAAACAACCGGCGTTGATAGCAAAAACGCTAAAATCGTGGGCTTTTCGTTTTGTTTTAACGAGCAAATGGCGTATTATGTGCCGTTATCGCACAACTATCTTGGTGTGCCAAAGCAAATTTCGCTAAATGTCGCAAAAAGCGCAGTAGAGCGAATTTATGGCGGTTTTGTCGTGGGACAAAATTTAAAATACGATTTTCGCATAATCCAAAATAATCTTGGCTTAACGCCACCAAAAAACTACGCCGATACGATGATAATGGCGTGGCTAATTAACCCTAGCGAAAGTGTTGGCATGGACGCTCTTGCGCTTCGTTATTTCAACTATAAAACGATTAAATTTGAAGATGTGGTTAAAAAGGGCGAAAATTTCGCAAGTGTCGATGTGAAAAATGCCACAAACTATGCTAGTGAGGACGCTTGGATAACTTTGAAATTTTATTTTAAATTCCAAAATTTGCTTGATGAGAATTTGCTAAATTTGGCAAAAAACCTTGAATTTCCGTTTGTTAAAGTGCTTTTTGAAATGGAAAACGAAGGCATTATGGCGAATAAATTTAGGCTAAAAGCGATGATTGAGAGCAATGCCGAAAAACTGCGAAGCTTGACTGCCGAAATTTACGAGCTGTGTGGTGAAAATTTTAATATAAACTCCACAAAACAGCTTGGAGAAGTGCTTTTTGAAAAGTTAAAGCTTCCTAGCAAGAAAAAAACCAAAACAGGTTATAGCACCGATGAGAGCGTTCTTTCGGAGTTACTTGACCTGCACCAGGTTATTGCCAAATTGCTTGATTATCGCGAAATTTACAAACTTCAAAGCACATATTGCGAGCCTTTGCTAAATTTGGCTATGCAAGATGAAAATAACCGAATTTATTCAAATTTTTTGCAAACCGGCACCAGCACGGGTCGCCTTGCTAGTAAAAATCCAAATTTGCAAAATATCCCTGCTCGTGGCGCGATGGCAAAAGATATGCGAAACTGCTTTGTCGCAAAAAGCGGATATAGCCTGATTTCGCTGGATTATTCGCAGATTGAGCTAAGGCTTCTAGCGCATTTTAGCAAGGATCCTGCCTTGATAAAGGCGTTTGAAAACGATGAAGATATTCACGCAAGGACAGCCATTAGCATTTTTGGAGAAAGCGATAACGGAAAAAGGGCGATTGCAAAAAGCATAAATTTTGGACTGATTTACGGCATGGGAGCAAATAAGCTCTCAGCTGAACTAAAAATCCCACGAAACGACGCAAAAAACTATATCGAAAGATACTTTGCGGCATTTTCGACCATTAAAAATTTTTTAGAAAATATCAAAAATAACGCCAAAAACGACGGCTTTACAACTACGCTTTTTGGCAGAAAACGCTACTTTGATTTTGCCGGTGCTACGCCAATGCTACTAGCTACTTACGAGCGAGAAGCGGTAAATACGAAGTTTCAAGGTTCGGCAGCAGATATTATCAAAAAAGCAATGTTGGAAATTTCGCCGTTTTTGGGCGAAAGTGCGAGTATGATTTTGCAAATTCACGATGAGCTGATTTTTGAAGTCAAAGACGAATTTGTAAATACTTTTAGCCAAAAAGTGCAAACGATAATGGAAAATGTGGTTAAGCTAAATGTTCCGCTTAAAACAAGCCTAAGCGTAGCCA
- a CDS encoding fumarate reductase iron-sulfur subunit: protein MSRKIKIKAFKYNPLSKISKPHFAEYELEETDGMTLFIALSVIREKFDPDLRFDFVCRAGICGSCGMVVNGVPKLACRTLTKDYPDGVIELMPLPAFKLLKDLSVDTGNWMNAMSKRVESWIHTSKETDISKMEEKADPEAIQETFELDRCIECGICVASCGTALMRPDFIGAVGLNRVARFKVDPLDERTDEDFYELVGDDQGVFGCMSLLGCEDNCPKHLPLQSKIAYMRRKLATIDCCKK, encoded by the coding sequence ATGAGTAGGAAGATTAAAATAAAAGCATTTAAATACAATCCGTTAAGCAAAATTAGTAAGCCACATTTTGCCGAATACGAGCTTGAAGAAACAGACGGAATGACACTATTTATTGCTCTGAGTGTGATTAGAGAAAAATTCGATCCGGATTTGCGATTTGATTTTGTATGTCGTGCTGGAATTTGCGGAAGTTGTGGTATGGTAGTAAATGGTGTGCCAAAACTTGCTTGTAGAACGCTTACAAAGGACTATCCTGACGGTGTTATCGAGCTTATGCCACTTCCTGCGTTTAAGCTTTTAAAAGATTTAAGCGTTGATACGGGAAATTGGATGAATGCGATGAGTAAGCGAGTTGAGAGTTGGATTCATACTTCAAAAGAAACCGATATTTCTAAAATGGAAGAAAAAGCAGATCCAGAAGCTATCCAAGAGACTTTTGAGCTTGATCGCTGTATAGAGTGCGGAATTTGCGTAGCAAGTTGCGGAACTGCACTGATGAGACCTGATTTTATCGGTGCTGTTGGTTTAAACAGAGTTGCTAGATTTAAAGTTGATCCGCTTGATGAGCGAACCGATGAAGACTTTTATGAGCTTGTCGGCGATGATCAAGGCGTGTTTGGTTGTATGAGTTTGCTAGGTTGCGAAGATAATTGCCCTAAACATCTACCTTTGCAAAGCAAAATCGCATATATGCGTCGAAAACTTGCAACTATTGATTGTTGTAAAAAATAA
- a CDS encoding fumarate reductase flavoprotein subunit: MNVKYYDALVIGGGLAGLRAAVAAGEKGLSTVVLSLCPVKRSHSAAAQGGMQASLGNSKMSEGDNEDVHFADTVKGSDWGCDQEVARMFAQTAPKAIRELASWGVPWTRITKGKRSAVINAQKTTIEEKDEVHGLIHSRDFGGTKKWRTCFTADATGHTMLFGVANEALKHNVEIHDRKEAIALIHENNRCYGAVVRDLVTGELTAYVAKGTLIATGGYGRIYKHTTNAVICEGIGAAIALETGIAKLGNMEAVQFHPTPIVPSGILLTEGCRGDGGILRDVDGYRFMPDYEPEKKELASRDVVSRRMMEHIRNGKGVKSPYGEHVWLDISILGREHIEKNLRDVQEICQIFNGIDPADEGPKGWAPVLPMQHYSMGGIRTKPTGESPTLSGLFSCGEAACWDMHGFNRLGGNSVAETVVAGMIVGDYFADYCKDHQIDVKTDTLEKFVNKTANYLKELTEKNGKYNVFEIKNKMKDIMWEHVAIFRTGEGLKKAVDELEELYKESTNINLKNKDLSGGNPELEEAYRVPMMLKLALCVAWGAYLRTESRGAHYREDFPKRDDLNWCKRTLTSWKDGDTRPVVEYEELDIMKMEMPPAFRGYGAKGNIIENPLSAKRQEEVDKIRSEMEAAGKGRYEIQEALMHYELQPKYKAKNERVGVGYE, from the coding sequence TGTAAAATATTATGATGCATTAGTAATCGGTGGTGGTTTAGCAGGTCTAAGAGCAGCCGTCGCCGCAGGAGAAAAGGGTCTAAGCACCGTAGTTTTGAGCCTTTGTCCTGTAAAAAGAAGCCACTCAGCAGCCGCACAAGGTGGTATGCAAGCAAGTTTAGGAAATTCTAAAATGAGTGAAGGCGACAACGAAGATGTGCATTTTGCCGACACCGTAAAAGGAAGCGACTGGGGTTGCGATCAAGAAGTAGCTAGAATGTTTGCACAAACTGCACCAAAAGCTATTAGAGAACTAGCTAGCTGGGGCGTTCCTTGGACTAGAATTACAAAAGGTAAAAGAAGCGCTGTTATAAACGCTCAAAAAACAACTATTGAAGAAAAAGATGAAGTCCATGGGCTTATCCATAGTCGTGATTTTGGCGGAACAAAAAAATGGAGAACCTGCTTTACAGCCGATGCAACAGGTCATACGATGCTTTTTGGCGTAGCAAACGAAGCTTTAAAACACAATGTTGAAATTCACGACAGAAAAGAAGCGATTGCTTTGATACATGAAAATAATCGCTGTTATGGTGCTGTTGTGCGTGATTTGGTAACCGGCGAATTAACTGCCTATGTCGCAAAAGGCACACTTATCGCCACAGGCGGATATGGTAGAATTTACAAACACACCACAAACGCCGTCATCTGCGAAGGAATCGGTGCTGCGATTGCTCTTGAAACAGGCATTGCAAAACTAGGCAATATGGAAGCAGTTCAATTTCACCCAACTCCGATTGTGCCAAGCGGAATTTTGCTAACTGAGGGTTGTAGAGGGGATGGCGGAATTTTACGCGATGTTGATGGATACCGCTTTATGCCTGATTATGAGCCTGAGAAAAAAGAGTTGGCAAGTCGTGATGTCGTAAGCCGAAGAATGATGGAACACATTAGAAACGGAAAAGGGGTAAAAAGCCCTTACGGTGAGCATGTTTGGCTAGATATTAGTATTTTAGGACGCGAGCATATCGAAAAGAATTTACGCGATGTTCAAGAAATTTGCCAAATTTTCAACGGCATTGATCCGGCTGATGAAGGTCCAAAAGGTTGGGCGCCGGTTCTTCCTATGCAACACTACTCAATGGGTGGAATTCGCACAAAACCAACAGGCGAAAGCCCAACTCTGAGTGGTTTATTTAGCTGTGGCGAAGCTGCATGTTGGGATATGCACGGATTTAATAGACTTGGCGGAAACTCGGTTGCTGAAACAGTTGTAGCAGGTATGATTGTAGGTGATTATTTTGCAGATTACTGCAAAGATCATCAAATCGATGTTAAAACCGATACTTTGGAAAAATTTGTTAATAAAACTGCAAATTATCTAAAAGAACTTACAGAGAAAAACGGCAAATATAATGTTTTTGAAATTAAAAATAAAATGAAAGACATTATGTGGGAACATGTTGCGATTTTTAGAACAGGCGAAGGTCTAAAAAAAGCCGTTGATGAGCTTGAAGAGTTATATAAAGAATCTACAAACATCAATCTCAAAAATAAAGATCTCTCCGGCGGTAACCCTGAACTAGAAGAAGCTTATAGGGTTCCTATGATGCTAAAACTAGCTCTTTGCGTTGCATGGGGTGCATATTTAAGAACCGAGAGCCGTGGGGCACATTATAGAGAAGATTTCCCTAAACGAGACGATCTTAACTGGTGCAAACGAACGCTAACTAGCTGGAAAGACGGCGATACAAGACCTGTTGTAGAGTATGAAGAGCTTGACATTATGAAAATGGAAATGCCACCTGCTTTCCGTGGTTATGGCGCTAAGGGAAATATTATCGAAAATCCTTTGTCTGCAAAACGCCAAGAAGAAGTCGATAAAATTCGTTCAGAAATGGAAGCGGCAGGAAAAGGTAGATATGAAATTCAAGAAGCCTTAATGCACTATGAATTACAACCAAAATATAAAGCTAAAAATGAAAGGGTAGGTGTAGGCTATGAGTAG